The DNA region TGCAGCCGTGCCGGGCGCGCACCTTTTCCATCTCCGTGTCGAGGACATTCATGGTGTGCCGGCGCAGGGCAACAATGGCTGAATCCACGGAGCGGGCCTCCCGCTCCTGCTCGAAGGCCCGGGCCGCGCCGGAAACGATCCCGCTGGCCTGGGCCAGGGATTCGGCCTGCTCCTGGGGCGCGGCCAAACGCACGGATTCCAGCGTGAGCAACTCAACGCCGTCGAGCTCTCCGACCTCCGGGTCAAAATCATGGGTGAGTGCGAGGTCGATGGCGATCAGGGGCTGCGTGGACCCTGATCGGACCTCTGCCAGCTCATCGGCCTCCACCCGGGTGTCCGAACCGCTGCAGCCGATCATCACGTCGGCTGCGGCCACGGCCGGCCGAAGGGATTCGTTGTCCAGCGCAGTGCCGCCACGGGTGGCAACAAAGCCCTCCGCACGGCCCGAGGACGAGAAAACCGAGATGTCCGTGCAGCCACGCTCACGGAGCAGAGCCATGGTGGCCCCGGCGTAGGCTCCGGTGCCGAACACCACCACTTTCTTGGCTGACCAGTCCCGGTTCTCGGACAGATCCGTTGCCAGGTCCAGGGCCACCGAAACAATGGACAGCCCCCGGGAGCCGAGGGCAGTCTGGGCACCGACGTCCTTGGCGGTTTTGGAAGCCGCCTGAAACAGCCGGACCAGGCCGGAGCTGGCCGTGCCTTCGTGCTGCGCCGTGATGAGGGCCCGCCGAACCTGGCCGGCGATTTCGCGTTCGCCAACCACGGCGGAATCGAGTCCGGCGCTGACGGCAAAAAGATGCTGGCTGACTTCGGAGCCGGTCCGGGTACTGAAGGACCGGGATACCAACTGTTCGTTGAGGCCGCTGAGATCGCTGATCTGGGCCACCAGTGCCGCGCGGGCTGCCTCCACATCGTCCGCATGGGGCGCTTCGCCGTAGATTTCGTAGCGGTTGCAGGTGGCAAGCACCACCGCACCCGTCACTGCCGGCGATCCGGAGAGTGCGGATGTGGCGACCCCGGAAGCACCGTTGCTCAGTTGAGCAACGGTCTCAAGGTCGATGTCGGCGTGTGTAGCCACCAATGAAAAAAGAACCACAGCAGATCAATCATAGCTTTTTCGTTGCTCGGTAGAACAACCCGCCGGGCCTGGACCGGCCGGCTGGCGATGTGATCCCTGCCACGGGACCGGCGGAAGTGCTCCAGATGACAGACTGTCGTTATCTTTTGCAGCCGATTTTGGGCACAATCGAAGGCATGACTCCTAGCCCTGCCGTGCCTCATGCCGTGTCTAATGACGGTGCCCTTGCTGCAGGCCATCCGTTGATGGACGGCCGCACCGCAGATTCTCCGCTGATCACGGCGTACCGGGGCGGCAAGCCGTCCCGCCGTCCTGTGTGGTTCATGCGTCAGGCCGGGCGTTCGCTGCCTGAGTACCTCAAGATACGTGAAGGCGTGGCCATGCTGGACTCCTGCCTCCGGCCCGAACTGGCATCGGAGATCACGCTGCAGCCGGTGCGCCGGCACGACGTCGATGCGGCCATCTTCTTCTCCGACATTGTGATTCCGCTGAAGCTCGCCGGCGTCGGTGTGGACATTGTGCCGGGGGTGGGCCCCGTACTGGAGAAGCCGGTGCGCACCGCGGCCGATGTTGCCGCCTTGCCGCAGCTCACATGGGAAGCGTTGGAACCCATCAGGGAAGCCGTACGCCTGACCGTGGCGGAACTGGGCAAGACCCCGCTCATCGGCTTCGCTGGAGCCCCGTTCACACTGGCCGCCTACATGGTTGAAGGCAAGCCGTCCCGCGACCACCTGGGGCCGCGCACCATGATGCACGCAGATCCGGACACCTGGACGGCTCTGGCCAACTGGGCTGCCGACGCCTCCGGACTTTTCCTCCGCGCCCAGTTGGAAGCCGGCGCCTCCGCGGGGCAGCTGTTTGATTCCTGGGCCGGTTCGCTGGGGCTGGCCGACTACACCAAGTACGTGGCGCCCGCCTCTGCGCGGGCACTGGACCACGTCCGGCACCTCGGTGCGCCGCTGGTCCACTTCGGCACCGGAACCTCGGAATTGCTGGTGGCCATGCGCGACGTGGGCGTGGATGTGGTGGGGGTGGATTACCGCCTTCCGCTGGATGAGGCGAACCGCCGTCTTGGCGGCACCGTGCCCCTTCAGGGAAACATCGATCCCGCACTGCTGTCCGCCCCCTGGGAGGTCTTGGAAACCCATGTCCGTGAAGTGATCGCGGCCGGTTCCACAGCGCCCGGGCATGTGCTGAACCTCGGCCACGGTGTGCCGCCAGAAACAGATCCCGCCGTCCTGACCCGGGTTGTTGAACTCATCCACTCCATTTCCCCGGAGTAGGCCCGTGGACAACTCGCCTGAGAGAACGGGACGAGGCGCTGACGTGGGTGATTCACCGGCCAAGACTGCACTCGTGGCGGGGGGTGGGATTTCAGGCCTGCTGGCCGCACGGGACTTGTCCATGGCCGGGTACGCCGTGACAGTCCTCGAAGCCAGCGACACTTGGGGCGGTTGTGTCGGCAGCCACGTGGTGGCCGGCCTCACGCTCGACAGCGGCGCTGAGTCCTTTGCCACCCGCTCCTCAGCGGTGGCAGACCTTGCCGCCGAACTGGGACTGGCCGAAAAAATCGTTGCCCCCCGGCCGGGAGGGGCCTGGGTCCAGCTTCCGGACGGTCCCCGCGAACTGCCCAAAACCGGCGTCCTGGGTATTCCCGCCAACCCCTGGGACCCGGAGGTGCGGCGTTCACTGGGTTTCCTCGGCTCGCTTCGGGCGTCTCTGGACAAATACCTGCCCGCATCCCTTGGGACTTCGGCCGACGTCACCAGCGTGTCATCGCTGGTGCGCGCACGGATGGGCCGCCGCGTGCTGGACCGACTCGTGGCTCCGGTGGTGGGGGGAGTGCACTCCGCCGATCCAGGCCTCCTCGACGTGGACATGGTGGCGCCCGGGCTTCGGGCGGGACTCCGCCTGCATGGCTCGCTGGCCGCCGCCGTCGCCGCCCAACGCCGCGGCCCCGTCACTCCGCCGCCGGCTGAAGCTCCGCCGTCGGCCGCGCCGTCACCACCTGCCGCGCCGTCGATTGCCAAGGCGGGCTCAGCCGTCGCCGGCCTTGAAGGCGGCATGCATATTCTGATCTCCGCGTTGCTGGGCGTGCTCCGGGACCGCGGCGTAACGCTGCTGCATGGCTGCCGTGCGGACGCGGTCGCCCGGACAGCGGCCGGTTGGCGCGTCACAGCGGGACATGAAACGTACGACGCCGGTCTGCTAGTGGTGGCGCTCGACGGCCCCGCCGCCGTCGGGCTGCTGGCTGAGGCACTGCCCGGACTCGCCGGGAAAAGCCCGGAAGGCGGACCCGATGTCAGGCTCGTCACACTCGTGGTGGACGTTCCGGAACTGGACCGCAGGCCACGGGGCACCGGAATCCTGGTGGCCCCCCAGACCCGAGGCATCGAGGCAAAAGCGTTGACCCATGCAACCGGGAAGTGGGATTGGCTCGCTGCCGCGGCGGGGCCGGGCACGCACGTCCTTCGCCTCTCGTACGGGCGCGTCGACGGGTCCCCGTCCGGCACCGGCGGACCCTCCACCGACAATGAACTGCTGGCCGCGTCGCTGCGGGACGCCTCGGCGCTGCTGGACGTGCCAGTCGAGTCGGAAGACGTCATCGGCTGGGACGTGGTCAGATGGCAGGGGGCGCTGCCCTTCGCTGCCGTGGGCCACAAGGCCCGGGTGGCAGACGTGCGACGAACCTGCACCCAGGCGGGCAGCCTCAGCGTGGTGGGCGGATGGGTGGCAGGGAACGGACTTGCGGCCGTTGTGGACGACACGCGGGACCAGATCCGCAGGCTTCTCAACTGAGCGTTGCCCTTGTTCAGCGCGCTGCCAGCCCCTCAAACATGCTCCGACAGTGCCGCCGCTGACTTTCATTTCACCCGCCGATGTGGCTAGGGTCGGTAACTATGGTTGATTACAGGTCCGAACTTTCACGTTCCCGGACCGGTATCCATGGGGGAATTCGACGCGGCACAGCAGCCGCCGCAGTCGGGGCGGTACTGGTCCTTTCGGCGGGGATTCCCGCGTCACAGGCAGCAGATGGCAGTCCTGATTCCGGAGAGCCGGAAGTCCAGGTCACCGCTACTGGGGAGCTGGCAGTAGTGGACGGACTGCTGCAGGGGTTGCTCGGTTCCGGCACCCAACCGGCCTCGCCGAAACCTACCGCCACCACTTCCTCGCCTGCCGGCACTGTTTCCCCGTCGCCGACTCCCATATCGCCAGTTGCCCCGGCTCCCACCGCCGTTTCCCAGCCGCCTGCCACCAGCAGCACCAACGCCGCCCAGGCCGTCCCCACGGGTACGATGCAGGGTGCTGCCTCGGGGACAGTGCCGTCACCTCAGGGGGCCGGTTCCGGACTCCAGACAGGCTCCGAGCAGCAGCCCGCTGACCAGCAAGGCCCTGCCGCGGCAGAGTCCGGTGCGACCGACGAACCCACGCCCGGCGTAACCGCTCCAACGGCCGGATCCACGTCCCGCAGCGCCAGCCTCCAGGCCGCAGGAACCCCGGCGGTCAGCCGGCAGGGGATGGCTCCCGCGCCGCAGCCGGCGGTGGAGGCAGCCAAAGTATGGCTGGGAGTGGGCCTGCTGGGTACAGCGGGAGCCGCGGGACTTGTCTTCGCCAGGATCCGACGGATCTAGCCGGCGCGGACCGTCCTTCCCGTGATGGCCGGACCTGAATCTGTGAAATACAACACTTCTACGCCATGTAGAAGTCATCAGTTTCGACTTGGCGCAGAGGAAGGGGCAAACTGGTAAGCATGAGCCACACTTCTGCCGAATCTGTCACTAAAACCGATGAATCAGCCGAGCAGTTTTTCACCCTCTGGACTGTTTTCAAGCGGTCTGCTGACGTGTTGCGCAGCGGCGATGCTGCCGAAGACTTCGATGCGCTGCTGTCCCGCTTGGCCGAGGCCGGTGTGACCCACCGCGGAAGCTATGACGTCTCGGCCATGCGCGCCGACGCCGACGTTATGGTGTGGCTCCATGGCGCTAAGCCCGAAGCCTTGCAGCAGGCCATCCGCGATATCCGCCGCAGCAAGCTCTTCGCGGGGACGGAAATTGTCTGGTCCGCCATGGGCGTGCACCGCGAGGCCGAGTTCGCCAAGAACCACACGCCCGCCTATTCACGCGGTGTCGAACCGGCCGAATGGCTCTGCGTCTACCCGTTTGTTCGCTCCTACGAGTGGTACCTCCTGCCCGAGGCCGAGCGCGGCAAGATGCTTCGCGACCACGGAATGCTGGGCCGCGAGTTCCCGCAGGTCATCTCCAACACGGTGTCCTCCTTCGCGCTGGGGGACTGGGAATGGATCCTGGGCCTGGAAGCTCCCGACCTGGTTGACCTCGTTGACCTGATGCGGCACCTCCGTTCCACCGAGGCCCGCAACCACGTGCGGGAGGAAATCCCGTTCTACACCGGCCGCCGCATCGCAGCAGCGGAGATTGCCGAGGTCCTCGCGTGAGCCCGCTGGATCCCCGGACAACGGCGGCCGCCGGGACCACGGTGAATCCCGTTACCGAAGCCGGACGGATGGCGCCCAAAGACTACGATGCCGTCCTGCTCGCCTCCTTCGGCGGGCCCGAGGGCCAAGAGGACGTCATCCCGTTCCTCCGTAACGTCACGCGGGGCCGCGGCATCCCGGATGAGCGGCTCGAAGAGGTTTCGCACCACTACCGCGCCAACGGCGGCATCAGCCCCATCAACCAGCAGAACCGCGAGCTCAAGGCCGCCCTGGAAGCGGAGCTCGCCGCCCGCGGCATTGTGCTTCCTGTGCTCTGGGGCAACCGCAACTGGGCCCCCTACATCCCGCAGACTCTGCAGGAAGCGTACGACGCCGGACACCGCAAGCTGCTCATGATCACCACGAGCGCCTACTCCTGTTACTCCAGCTGCCGCCAGTACCGCGAGGACATCGGCATGGCGCTGACCGAAACCGGACTGGACGGCCGGCTTGAGGTGGACAAGGTACGCCAGTATTTCGACCACCCTGGCTTCGTGGAGCCGTTTATCGAAGGAACGGCTGCCGGCCTGGCCGAGGTCCGTGCCCAGCTGGCCGCTGCCGGCAGCCCGGACGCCCCCATGCACATCCTGTTCGCCACGCATTCCATCCCCACCCGCGACGCCGAGGCCGCCGGACGCTCGGAGGCCGAGCCGCGCGACTTCGAAGAAGGGTCGGCGTACGTCGCCCAGCACCTTGCGACGGGCGCGGCAGTCATGAGCCGGGTTGAGGCCGAATCAGGCCAGACCGCACCGTGGTCCCTGGTGTACCAGTCCCGCTCCGGCGCCCCGCACGTCCCGTGGCTGGAGCCGGACATCAACGATGCCATCGAGGAACTGGCTGGGACAGGTGTCAAGGGAATCGTCATTGTGCCGCTGGGATTCGTCAGCGACCACATGGAGGTTGTCTGGGATTTGGACACCGAAGCCCTGGAGACCTGCAGCAAGCTGGGCCTTGCCGCCATCCGCGTACCCACCCCCGGCACGCACCGCACCTTCGTGAGCGGGCTGGTGGACCTCATCTCGGAACGGACGCTGTCCAACAACATCAGCGACCGCCCGGCCATGACCAAGCTGGGTCCCTGGTATGACGTCTGCCAGCCTGGGTGCTGCGCCAACTTCCGCGGTGAGAAGCCGACCATCGCCGGCGCTGACACCACCGTTGGTACCGGACACGACGCGTACCCGGCTGCCACGGCAGGCCTGGCCGGGGGAGCAGGCATCCAGTGACCGTCCGGATCGGAACCAGGGCAAGCAAGCTCGCCCTGACGCAGACACAGCAGACTGCTGACCGGCTGGCCGCCGTCGGAGGTTTCGCGGTTGAACTGGTGCGCATCCGCACCGACGGCGACATCCTCAAAGGTTCGCTGTCCCAGATGGGTGGCACGGGGGTATTTGTGACCGCGCTCCGTGACGCCCTGCTGCGGAACGAGTGCGATGTCGCGGTCCACTCGCTCAAGGACCTGCCCACCGGCGCGCCCGTTGGACTGACGCTGGCAGCCACGCCACGCCGGGTCGATGTGCGTGATGTCCTCTGCTCACGCGACGGCCTGAAGCTGTCAGACCTGCCTTCGGGCGCCACCGTGGGAACAGGTTCGCCCCGCCGTGCGGCACAACTCCGTGCGGCCCGGCCGGACCTGCAGATCATCGATATCCGCGGCAACGTGGACACCCGGCTGGGCCGGGTTCCCGGGCTGCCGGGGAACACCACGGACCAGGTTGTGCCGGGCAAATCCTGCGACCTTGACGCCGTTGTCCTGGCCGCGGCGGGGCTTGAGCGGATCAGCAGGTTGGACGCTGTCAGTGAGTTCCTCGAAACGGATGTGATGCTCCCGGCTGCCGGACAGGGCTCGCTGGCCATTGAATGCCGGACCGCCGACGCGCCCCGCAAGGCAGGTTCAACCGAAGGCTCCCAGGGCGTCCTTGCCCAGGCCCTCGCGGCGCTGGACGATCCGGACACCAGGCTTGCCGTCACCGCCGAGCGCGCGCTCCTTGCCCGGCTCGAAGCCGGCTGCGCCGCGCCGGTGGGCGCCTATGCGTACCGCAAGGGCAGCATGTTGCACCTCGAAGCCGTGGTCTGTGCTGTGGATGGGACGGCTTCGGTCCGCGACAAGCGTGCTACAGACGGACTGACCGAGGTAGGCGCCACGCTGCTTGGCATTGAACTGGCCGAG from Arthrobacter pascens includes:
- the hemC gene encoding hydroxymethylbilane synthase, with the protein product MTVRIGTRASKLALTQTQQTADRLAAVGGFAVELVRIRTDGDILKGSLSQMGGTGVFVTALRDALLRNECDVAVHSLKDLPTGAPVGLTLAATPRRVDVRDVLCSRDGLKLSDLPSGATVGTGSPRRAAQLRAARPDLQIIDIRGNVDTRLGRVPGLPGNTTDQVVPGKSCDLDAVVLAAAGLERISRLDAVSEFLETDVMLPAAGQGSLAIECRTADAPRKAGSTEGSQGVLAQALAALDDPDTRLAVTAERALLARLEAGCAAPVGAYAYRKGSMLHLEAVVCAVDGTASVRDKRATDGLTEVGATLLGIELAEVLLAGGAADIADLQAS
- a CDS encoding ferrochelatase gives rise to the protein MSPLDPRTTAAAGTTVNPVTEAGRMAPKDYDAVLLASFGGPEGQEDVIPFLRNVTRGRGIPDERLEEVSHHYRANGGISPINQQNRELKAALEAELAARGIVLPVLWGNRNWAPYIPQTLQEAYDAGHRKLLMITTSAYSCYSSCRQYREDIGMALTETGLDGRLEVDKVRQYFDHPGFVEPFIEGTAAGLAEVRAQLAAAGSPDAPMHILFATHSIPTRDAEAAGRSEAEPRDFEEGSAYVAQHLATGAAVMSRVEAESGQTAPWSLVYQSRSGAPHVPWLEPDINDAIEELAGTGVKGIVIVPLGFVSDHMEVVWDLDTEALETCSKLGLAAIRVPTPGTHRTFVSGLVDLISERTLSNNISDRPAMTKLGPWYDVCQPGCCANFRGEKPTIAGADTTVGTGHDAYPAATAGLAGGAGIQ
- the hemE gene encoding uroporphyrinogen decarboxylase, with the protein product MTPSPAVPHAVSNDGALAAGHPLMDGRTADSPLITAYRGGKPSRRPVWFMRQAGRSLPEYLKIREGVAMLDSCLRPELASEITLQPVRRHDVDAAIFFSDIVIPLKLAGVGVDIVPGVGPVLEKPVRTAADVAALPQLTWEALEPIREAVRLTVAELGKTPLIGFAGAPFTLAAYMVEGKPSRDHLGPRTMMHADPDTWTALANWAADASGLFLRAQLEAGASAGQLFDSWAGSLGLADYTKYVAPASARALDHVRHLGAPLVHFGTGTSELLVAMRDVGVDVVGVDYRLPLDEANRRLGGTVPLQGNIDPALLSAPWEVLETHVREVIAAGSTAPGHVLNLGHGVPPETDPAVLTRVVELIHSISPE
- a CDS encoding protoporphyrinogen/coproporphyrinogen oxidase, which gives rise to MGDSPAKTALVAGGGISGLLAARDLSMAGYAVTVLEASDTWGGCVGSHVVAGLTLDSGAESFATRSSAVADLAAELGLAEKIVAPRPGGAWVQLPDGPRELPKTGVLGIPANPWDPEVRRSLGFLGSLRASLDKYLPASLGTSADVTSVSSLVRARMGRRVLDRLVAPVVGGVHSADPGLLDVDMVAPGLRAGLRLHGSLAAAVAAQRRGPVTPPPAEAPPSAAPSPPAAPSIAKAGSAVAGLEGGMHILISALLGVLRDRGVTLLHGCRADAVARTAAGWRVTAGHETYDAGLLVVALDGPAAVGLLAEALPGLAGKSPEGGPDVRLVTLVVDVPELDRRPRGTGILVAPQTRGIEAKALTHATGKWDWLAAAAGPGTHVLRLSYGRVDGSPSGTGGPSTDNELLAASLRDASALLDVPVESEDVIGWDVVRWQGALPFAAVGHKARVADVRRTCTQAGSLSVVGGWVAGNGLAAVVDDTRDQIRRLLN
- the hemQ gene encoding hydrogen peroxide-dependent heme synthase → MSHTSAESVTKTDESAEQFFTLWTVFKRSADVLRSGDAAEDFDALLSRLAEAGVTHRGSYDVSAMRADADVMVWLHGAKPEALQQAIRDIRRSKLFAGTEIVWSAMGVHREAEFAKNHTPAYSRGVEPAEWLCVYPFVRSYEWYLLPEAERGKMLRDHGMLGREFPQVISNTVSSFALGDWEWILGLEAPDLVDLVDLMRHLRSTEARNHVREEIPFYTGRRIAAAEIAEVLA
- a CDS encoding glutamyl-tRNA reductase, yielding MVLFSLVATHADIDLETVAQLSNGASGVATSALSGSPAVTGAVVLATCNRYEIYGEAPHADDVEAARAALVAQISDLSGLNEQLVSRSFSTRTGSEVSQHLFAVSAGLDSAVVGEREIAGQVRRALITAQHEGTASSGLVRLFQAASKTAKDVGAQTALGSRGLSIVSVALDLATDLSENRDWSAKKVVVFGTGAYAGATMALLRERGCTDISVFSSSGRAEGFVATRGGTALDNESLRPAVAAADVMIGCSGSDTRVEADELAEVRSGSTQPLIAIDLALTHDFDPEVGELDGVELLTLESVRLAAPQEQAESLAQASGIVSGAARAFEQEREARSVDSAIVALRRHTMNVLDTEMEKVRARHGCTAAAEEVEFALRRMVKQLLHVPTVRARELASNGQQDDYVAALETLYGITVEQPAAAAQAECPVDRRGLETA